TCCATAAATTTTTCAATTGGAAAGCGCTTTACAATCCATTAACAATCACATATAATCATAAATGAGAATAAACGATCACGTAAGTGGTCTCATATAAGCATGAAATCGGGTGGAAACAGGAGGGATCCCCATGCTGTTTGAGGAAGAACGCCAGCAGAAGATCGCCGATTACGTTCAGTCGAAAGAAAGAGCTTCCGTACAGGAACTGGCTCAGCTTTTTGGAGTGTCCGAATCGACGGTTCGCCGGGATCTGAAGATTTTGGAGGAAGCGAACCAGCTGCGGCGCACACACGGAGGAGCGGTAGCGTTATTAAGCGATAACTCGGAACCTTCTTTCGTGGAAAAAGAAGATAGATACCGCGCACAGAAGGAGGCGATTGCCAAGGAAGCCGCGGCCCTGATCCAGGAAGGCGATACGCTCGTGCTCGATTCGGGAACGACGACTTATTATTTGGCAAAACAGCTGAAAGCATTCAAGCAGCTCACGGTGGTCACCAATTCGGTGATGGTCGCTCAAGAGCTTGCCGCGCAGAAAGGCATCGATCTGGTGCTGACCGGCGGGACACTGCGACATGAGACACTGGCTATGGTCGGGCCATTAACCGAGAAAGCGCTGGAATCGGTCTTTGTCGATAAAGCGTTCGTCGCCATTAACGGCATCGACCCGGCGATCGGGCTGACTACGCCCAACATGCTGGAGGCTTCGGCGAAGAAATGCATTTACCGCTGCGCCAAGCAGGTGATTTTGCTTGCGGATCACAGCAAGTTCGGCCGGGTTTCCTTTGCGAAGGTGGCCGATTTGTCCGACATCGATCACTGCATCACGGATGACGGCATTTCGGACAGCGCGCTGAAAGTGCTGGAGGAAGCGGGCATCGAGGTCTCGGTGGCCGGCAGCGGAGGGGCTAGACCATGAACTCTTCCGTCTTGACGATTACGCTCAACCCTGCTTTGGATAAAACCGTGACGGTGGAGGATTTTACGCCGGGCGGACTGAACCGGATCAAGGACTGGAGAACAGATGCCGGAGGCAAAGGAATCAATGTCGCCAAAGTGCTGAAGCATTTTGCCGTCGATGTCGTCTCGGGCGGGCTTACCGCAGGCCATCAAGGCAAAGTGATTGCGGATAAGCTAAACGCGCTGGGCATCCCTTACACGTTCATCGAAACGGAAGGGGAGACCCGGACGAATTTGAAAATATACGACGAGGGTACCAAGGTAACGACCGAGCTTAACGAATCCGGCTTTACGGCGGACGCGAAAGCGTTAAACGAGTTTATTGCCGCTTTCAAAACGGCGGTAAGGGAAGTTCCTCTGGTCGTATTGGGAGGCAGCTTGCCGCCCGGCGCACCGGCCGATTTTTACAAAACGCTGATCGGGATAGCCAATGAGGCGGGGGCACGCACCGTGCTCGATGCCGACGGCGAGCCGTTCGTACAGGGCATCGAAGCGGTGCCGTATGCGGTGAAGCCGAACATTCACGAGCTGGAGGCGCTGTTCGGCGAAACGTTTCTCACGGACGAGGAGATCGTGGCTGCAGCGCGAAGGCTAACGGATAAAGGCATCGCCTATGTCATCGTATCGCTTGGCGGCGAAGGCTCGATTCTTGTCAGCGCCAACGAAGCGATACGCGCCAAGCCGTTCCCGATTTCGCCGAAAAGCACCGTAGGCGCCGGCGATTCGATGGTAGCCGCGCTGATCTACTGTTTGCTGCACGGCATGACGCCGGAGGACATCGCCAGATGGACATCGGCGGCAGGAACGGTGACGGCTTCCAAGCCGGGAACCGAGGTTTGCACGCTGTCCGAGGTGAAGGCGAACCTGGGCGGCGTGGAGATATGGTCTTTGGGATAACGGGAAATACAAAATGACTGCAGGAGGCAAACTATGAAACAGATTCTAGCCGTGACAGCTTGTCCCACCGGCGTGGCGCATACGTATATGGCTGCTGAATCGCTGGCCAAGGCGGCCAAAGAGAAGCAAATTCCGATTAAAGTGGAAACGCGCGGCGCGGTCGGCGTAGAAAATGAACTGACCGAACAAGAAATCGCCGAAGCTCACGCTATTATTATAGCGGCGGATACCGACGTACTGGAAAACCGTTTCGCCGGCAAACCTGTCGTGAAGGTGCCGGTAGCCCAGGCGATCAAAAATCCGGCGGGATTGCTCGAGGAAGCGCTGAGCAAGCAGGCTGCCGCTCCATCGGACGATCTGCTGAAGCAGGTCGAGCAAGCCAAGAAGCAGCGCAGCGCCACGCGCTCGGGCCCTTACAAGCACTTGATGACCGGCGTATCCAACATGCTGCCGCTCGTCGTAGCCGGCGGTCTCTTGATCGCATTGTCTTTTGTCTTCGGCATCGAGGCGTTTAAGCAGCAAGGCACACTCGCTGCTGCGTTGATGGACATCGGCGGCGGCGCGGCTTTCGCCTTGATGGTGCCGATTTTGGCCGGATTTATCGCCTTCTCGATCGCAGAGAAGCCGGGGCTTGCGCCAGGGCTTGTCGGCGGCATGCTCGCTTCGAAAATCGGCGCGGGTTTCCTCGGCGGCATCATCGCCGGCTTTCTGGCCGGTTACGTTGCAAAATGGCTGAAGGACTACATCAAGCTGCCGCGGAATTTGGAAGGCCTTAAGCCGATTTTGCTCATACCGCTCATTGCCACCGGGGTAACGGGACTATTAATGATCTATGTCATAGGGGAACCGGTTAAGGCGATTATGGACGGATTGACCGTTTGGCTGAAAACGCTCGGTTCGACGAACGCCGTGCTGCTCGGCATTTTGCTCGGCGCGATGATGGCGTTCGATATGGGCGGCCCTGTCAATAAAGCGGCCTATACGTTCGCCGTCGGCTTGCTGGCGAGCGACGTGTACGGACCGATGGCGGCCGTGATGGCGGCAGGCATGACGCCTCCGCTCGGCGTTTGGCTGGCTACTTTGCTCGCGCCGAAGAAGTACACGAAAGAGGAGCGCGATGCCGGCAAAGCGGCATCCGTTCTCGGCATCGCGTTTATTACCGAAGGCGTCATCCCGTTTGCGGCCGCCGACCCGTTCC
The window above is part of the Paenibacillus hamazuiensis genome. Proteins encoded here:
- a CDS encoding DeoR/GlpR family DNA-binding transcription regulator; the protein is MLFEEERQQKIADYVQSKERASVQELAQLFGVSESTVRRDLKILEEANQLRRTHGGAVALLSDNSEPSFVEKEDRYRAQKEAIAKEAAALIQEGDTLVLDSGTTTYYLAKQLKAFKQLTVVTNSVMVAQELAAQKGIDLVLTGGTLRHETLAMVGPLTEKALESVFVDKAFVAINGIDPAIGLTTPNMLEASAKKCIYRCAKQVILLADHSKFGRVSFAKVADLSDIDHCITDDGISDSALKVLEEAGIEVSVAGSGGARP
- the pfkB gene encoding 1-phosphofructokinase — its product is MNSSVLTITLNPALDKTVTVEDFTPGGLNRIKDWRTDAGGKGINVAKVLKHFAVDVVSGGLTAGHQGKVIADKLNALGIPYTFIETEGETRTNLKIYDEGTKVTTELNESGFTADAKALNEFIAAFKTAVREVPLVVLGGSLPPGAPADFYKTLIGIANEAGARTVLDADGEPFVQGIEAVPYAVKPNIHELEALFGETFLTDEEIVAAARRLTDKGIAYVIVSLGGEGSILVSANEAIRAKPFPISPKSTVGAGDSMVAALIYCLLHGMTPEDIARWTSAAGTVTASKPGTEVCTLSEVKANLGGVEIWSLG
- a CDS encoding PTS fructose transporter subunit IIC — translated: MKQILAVTACPTGVAHTYMAAESLAKAAKEKQIPIKVETRGAVGVENELTEQEIAEAHAIIIAADTDVLENRFAGKPVVKVPVAQAIKNPAGLLEEALSKQAAAPSDDLLKQVEQAKKQRSATRSGPYKHLMTGVSNMLPLVVAGGLLIALSFVFGIEAFKQQGTLAAALMDIGGGAAFALMVPILAGFIAFSIAEKPGLAPGLVGGMLASKIGAGFLGGIIAGFLAGYVAKWLKDYIKLPRNLEGLKPILLIPLIATGVTGLLMIYVIGEPVKAIMDGLTVWLKTLGSTNAVLLGILLGAMMAFDMGGPVNKAAYTFAVGLLASDVYGPMAAVMAAGMTPPLGVWLATLLAPKKYTKEERDAGKAASVLGIAFITEGVIPFAAADPFRVIPATVAGSALTGALSMVFGATLRAPHGGIFVLPIPNAVGHLGMYAVSIIAGTVVTAIVLNILKKPVAAVQE